In Balaenoptera musculus isolate JJ_BM4_2016_0621 chromosome 16, mBalMus1.pri.v3, whole genome shotgun sequence, the DNA window GGTGTTGCAGTAGAGAGCTGCCCAGTGCTAAGCTGGAGACCCCACCAGCAGCCCTGGAGAACTGCCCAGCATACAGCGGTTCTAAGGATGGTTGTTTATTAATCTGGGGTTGAAGGCCAGTCCAGCACTGTCCCTGGTCACCAGACTAATTGGGGCTGACATTGCTGAGGCATCTGCCAGAGGCCTAGGCTGGAGGACCAGCTTCCCTGCCATAGCCTCTGTGCTCTGAGGAGGCCCCTAGTAAGTCATTTCTGAGGACAGAAGAGGAGGCCTTGGCCAAGAGTCTGGCCACTCGGCTTGATCCTGGTGAGTTCCAGGCAGGGGCTGTGGTGGGGTTGTCAGGCCCCCTGAGGGCCTCTGTCTCTCTGACCTGGGGCCTTGTGCCCTTCCTGGATCCAGGTTACCATCTGCAAGCTAAAGGTGGTCTTTTCAGCCAAACAGAAGAATGGAAGTCGGGTGTGTGTGCCAGCAACGTGTTTAGCTCTGGCTTTGGCCTCCCACATAATCAGGGGAGGTTAAGAAAGAGGGAAGGTGGAGAAGATTTGATAAAGAAAATTCccttccgggacttccctggcagtccagtggttaagaatccgtgctTGCacggcagaggacatgggttccatccctggtcagagaactgggatcccacgtgccacacagtacagccaaaacaaaataaacaaacaaacaacaaaaaaaaccaaaacaaaaaagagagagaaaataaattaaaaaaattaaaaatcttaaaaacaaaaaaagaaaaaaggaaagaaagaaaattccctCCCAACTTGCTACTTCTCACTGAGtcctggaggaaaggaagggtTAAGGGAGCTGACAGGCCAGGGTGGCCAAGGACAGATGCAGTAGTGATGCAGCAAAGGCAGGGACATTGGAATTAGAGgccagagaggagcagagggatAGGCCCATGGGGGCTGGGCTGTGAGGCTTCCTGGAAGGGGACCAGCTCGAGCAAAAGCTGGATGGGAATCTGGTGGCTGGATGGGGGCACAGAGCCGGAGAGGCGTCTCGGAAGCATGCAGAGAATCCTGCCAGGAGGAGAAGTATGAGCTGACCCTGCTGGGCCCAGGGTGAACAGAAATTTTAGGAGCCTGGGTTCTGGCTGGAAAAATGGCCTCTCAGTGGAAAATCTCAAACCAAGGGAAGGAGGTAAATCTAAGTGTCAACTGGCCAGGATCAATGACCAAAGAAGGTTCCATTCTCAGGGTCAGAATAAGTTTCCATACCTCAGGGTACTCTGGGTCCCGAGTCCCAGCAAGTGCCTGTCACAAAGTAGAGACTTTATTAAACAGGATGATTGACAGGCTGTTGGGGAAACAGCTGTGGTTCTGGGGGTGGTTGGGGCCCTGAGGTGTAAAACAGAGATTTTTATGTGACATGAGACAATGGATGTTGTAAAACAGGTCCCGCCAAGCAATGGGTCACATGCTATAGTTTGAGTCTACCTTTAGCGTCCataaggaaggagaagaagagggaaatttaggCTACTTAGGCCCTCAAGAAAGGGAGTtgagaagagagcagccaaaggTCATGCAAGAAATGAGCCCTCTTTGCCGGGCCATCAGGAACAGGGCTTGTGTGTCATTTGTAGACCCTGTGGGCTTTTGTGCTTAGGGCTGTCTAACCAACTAAGCCTTGGGCCCACAGGGCATGAGAACCCCAGGGAAAGTGGGCCCCTATTATATTACTCTTGCATCTATATTTGTTTTAGCACTGATCTAACTCTAATGCATTTTGCTTGTGCTAGTAGTAGTTTTCCTAGTAGCCTGGAAGTAACTCAGGGCCAAGAGTTGTGATATCCCCCTCTGTGTCAGCTGCCCTGAGCACAGGGTCCAACACATCAGAGATGGTAGCAAATGTTGACTAAACCAAATgagatggaattattttctttgactttctcCACTCTAAGGTAAGGACCATGTTCCTGTTTTTGTCACTTCCTGTCCTCCTTCTGTGTGTGGTGACAGCATCCTGCTCAGAAACAAAAGCCTGTGAGGATGCCCAGAAGACCTGTTCAGTGGTGACCTGCGGCATCCCGGTCACCAACGGCACCCCAGGCAGAGATGGGCGAGATGGACCcaagggagaaaagggagagcCAGGTATAGGACAGGCTGCTGTGACTTCTTAAATCTTTTACCCCAACGGGAGAGTTTTCTCTCTAAGGGATCTAGCACAGAGACATGAGGAGGCTCACCTTTCATTATGGTAGGTGATGATTCACTGAGAAAAATTCCTGTAAAAGGGCATTCTCTCCAAAATAAAGATGCTTCTCTGGCTCTCCAGGATCCCTCATTGCCACCCAGGAATTGGTGATGTGTGGTTGTCCTTAGAGAAGGGGTGTCTTTTCTGCTCAGGGAGCTGGACCTTAGGACAGGCCATCCCCTGAGATGCAGGAGGATCTTTCTTCTTTGGATCACTACTAGCTGAGTGGTGGTTTCTTGGGGTCAATCAAATATTGAGCTtttggagaaagagaatgagTGACAGACACTGGGTcacatttccttcctcttccaacaGGGCAAGGGCTCAGAGGCTTGCAGGGCCCTCCAGGGAAAATGGGGCCTCAAGGAAACATAGGGAAACCTGGGCTTCCAGGACCAAAGGGCCACAAAGGAGATCGTGGAGACAGTTCGGGTAAGGAGCTCACCCCAGCAAGTGATGTGGGCTGAGGGGATCCAGGACCTGGGAACTCCAGGGCCAGGTGGGAGGTGCCCCGTCTCCTGCTGCCCTACTGGAAGATGCTCAGCTCTGCTTCCTGACCCAGCACCCTCATTCCTCTCAGCTCCTTGGGGCCCAAGGGGATTCCCACTGGTGCCCGGGTATAGACTTCCGAACCCTGCCCGCCTCTCCCTCAGCAGACCTCTGTAGGACATGTGCCCTGGCCCTACTTCAGCTGCAACAGTCCAGTGCGTGGTTCCAGGCTGCAAGGGAGGAAATTGGTCCTCTCTGCTGTTGGATCATGTCTGTTGTCACAAGAGTGGCATGAAAAGGGTTGGCCTCATAGGACCCCTGGATAATGGGGAACATCACAGCAACTTAGTTCAGagtaaaataaattcagtaacaacaaaaccaaaatgatgACCTCTTATATTTGTCCACTGGCctatcaaaataataaacatattaaagaGTTTGCCTAgaataggaaatgaaaatatggttaagaaaaattttcagaaaggaGAATAATTAGCTGGGCCTTttcttataaataattataatattgcaATATTTAAGCAGTATATGAAGAAAAGGATCCAGAGCTATAGTttatggtattattattatttccagagTTATGGTTTACAATAGTTACTAAGTATATCTGAGAAGGCAGGAATAcagtgtttttccttttgcttctttttgttttcttatttttctggaatAAGAATACTTTTTagtagctaatttttttttttccaaaatactcTGCTCTCCAAATGAGggtcttcttttaaataaatatcctcTCCCTATTGCTTTATAGTTGCCGAGGCTAAGCTGGCTAACTTAGAGGGACAGATAAGGAGCCTGAAATCACAACTGGATCACATCAAAAAGTGTAAGCTTTTTTTCTGTCCCAGTGTGTTCTTGACTCTAACTTTTTCTCCAGAGTGCTCTACGTTTGGGGGGACGGTGGAAAAGAACTTACATTTATGACGACTTATTATATACTAGGTTGGAATTTTCTCATAATGTGGTTTTATTCAATCCTCTTGCCATCCCTATTTGTGGGTATTACACCCATTttatttacaggtgagaaaaaaatAGGTCCAGGAAGTCTAGATAATTCATTCAACAGCCTACAGTTAGGAAGTGGGAAGGAGGATGGCGTGGAGGTCTGCTGACTCTGGAATCTTTGCTCCTTCCTTAGCACCCACGGGCCTCAGATGGCGGTCCACGACTCTTTCTCATCCTGGTGCCCACGTCTGGCAGTGGGGCTCAAGCATGTTTCCCTAGGCCTACCTGTACTGGGACAgttttcaacagatatttgtccTAAGGATGGGACATGCCAGGAGAGCCCCGGCTTGCTGCCAGGGACTTGCCTTCCACCTTCTTACTAGGATCTCACCAGGGGTGGTAGAGAATGGGGCTCAACCCCAGACTCCCAAGTTCCCAGAGAAGGGTTTTTTCATCTGCTGTCCTAGGCTGGGCTTGAAGCCAAGTCAACCTCACCTACATTTTGTGATTTCAGTGCAAAGCTTCTCCTTGGGTAAAAAGTCTGGAAAGATGCTCTACGTGACCAATGGTGAAAAGATGCCTTTTTCCAAAGTGAAGGCTCTGTGCGCTGAGCTTGGGGCCACCGTGGCC includes these proteins:
- the LOC118883020 gene encoding mannose-binding protein A-like isoform X2, whose product is MFLFLSLPVLLLCVVTASCSETKACEDAQKTCSVVTCGIPVTNGTPGRDGRDGPKGEKGEPGQGLRGLQGPPGKMGPQGNIGKPGLPGPKGHKGDRGDSSVAEAKLANLEGQIRSLKSQLDHIKKLQSFSLGKKSGKMLYVTNGEKMPFSKVKALCAELGATVATPKNAEENKAIQDMAPDIAFLASQMSPVLAS
- the LOC118883020 gene encoding mannose-binding protein A-like isoform X1; this translates as MFLFLSLPVLLLCVVTASCSETKACEDAQKTCSVVTCGIPVTNGTPGRDGRDGPKGEKGEPGQGLRGLQGPPGKMGPQGNIGKPGLPGPKGHKGDRGDSSVAEAKLANLEGQIRSLKSQLDHIKKLQSFSLGKKSGKMLYVTNGEKMPFSKVKALCAELGATVATPKNAEENKAIQDMAPDIAFLASQMSEDTAAQQTDQWRTTSVSEQAVSQLPRDPIPIFPSCHYLVPKSPSHG